In Kwoniella pini CBS 10737 chromosome 4, complete sequence, one DNA window encodes the following:
- a CDS encoding pre-mRNA-processing ATP-dependent RNA helicase PRP5 produces MPRSPRRSRSPEGGRRSSHRERGSSPSRYERSYGASGSSSRRSDDKKGSSSRYDDDRYNSSRDKDDYRDRSRERERDRYRGEDDRDRDYRRRRDERDDRRYTQNSRDHRDHDRSRDRERDDRRRDEPRSVNGRHTRSPSPSRKAPAVRTPLNDGSTPGGSPAPETEEDKKRKAKERLEAWKKQRALKEGKTSTPESTSKAASPAPPSVPSPAQGGLPKLSGLPLKPTAFSLSRIGLPLKAGNKPTPLKRSLAATLDDEESSDRKLQKLGDLPEINPEVQSGEAADIGAIGDDMAVEDVKPEVNGNEDGEENQMDIDEKPKPDDLKAEDAIKVDEEEEEEDPLDAFMKANVDEVVKVDSADAKRLGLRHSGDDDENEEEEKVKVEDKLAEAEALLQQAAAKSRKKDLPPPDHSKIDYEPFRKAFYNPPSEVQDMDEEDAELLRLEMDGIKIRGQDAPRPVKNWGAYGLPTGCLDVIRHHGWATPTSIQAQAIPAIMSGRDVIGIAKTGSGKTVAFLLPMFRHVRDQRPVSGSEGPIAVVMSPTRELASQIYKECQSFLKVLNIRVTCCVGGSSISEDIAAMKKGAEVVVCTPGRMIDLLTANNGRVTNLRRTTYMVMDEADRMFDMGFEPQVMKIINNVRPEAQKVLFSATFPKTMESLARKILVRPLEITVGGRSVVAPEIDQRVEVREPDSKFNRLLEILGEMGENHKEEEDFRTLIFVDRQESADDLFRDLLQRGYVCASLHGGKEQVDRDEAIKNFKNGDVPIIVATSVAARGLDVKELKLVINYDCPNHLEDYVHRAGRTGRAGNTGICITFITPQQEKFSVDIKRALEASNAFIPEDLKAMADGFMEKIKSGKARQAGSGYAGKGLERIERKRIEKDQAEKHTYGDTSEALSLASREGAVIPYKPKTTEFKQPESNPNAGKGDADYTFTEIKVEVVHGPAPDRVIQNQPSKVAIAALPAQTIAALEKAKAEGRTVDAANLAKVVARLTQSIELTKAEKLGLAQPANVGGVRTKDPDATDYHAIFPINDYPQKARWKATNKEQMTLLQEISGASITMKGLYYPPGVEPGPGEEPKLSLLIESNDEHRVRAAVDEIRRNLVEASVAALNTADRAPGGSGRYAV; encoded by the exons ATGCCAAGATCACCAAGGAGGTCTCGCTCGCCTGAAGGAGGAAGGAGAAGTAGTCATAGAGAAAGAGGTTCTTCACCATCACGGTACGAGCGTTCTTATGGTGCTAGCGGTAGCTCTTCTAGAAGATCTGACGATAAAAAAGGTTCAAGTTCCCGATATGACGATGATCGatataattcttcaagagACAAAGATGATTATAGAGATCGTAGTcgagaaagagaaagggATAGATATCGTGGTGAGGATGATCGTGATCGTGATTACagacgaagaagagatgaGAGGGATGACAGAAGATATACTCAAAACAGTCGAGATCATCGAGACCATGATCGCTCGAGAGatagagaaagagatgatAGAAGGAGAGATGAACCTCGTTCAGTCAACGGACGACATACACGCTCACCTTCTCCGTCAAGAAAAGCACCTGCAGTTCGAACTCCCTTGAATGATGGAAGCACGCCTGGAGGATCTCCTGCGCCTGAAACGGAAGaagataagaaaagaaaagctaaagaaaGGCTAGAAGCTTGGAAGAAACAACGAGCGTTAAAGGAAGGAAAGACTTCGACACCGGAATCGACATCGAAAGCAGCCAGTCCGGCTCCGCCCTCTGTCCCTTCTCCTGCTCAAGGAGGTTTGCCAAAAC TATCCGGATTACCCTTGAAACCTACTGCCTTCTCTTTGTCACGTATTGGATTACCCCTCAAGGCTGGAAACAAACCTACACCGCTGAAGAGATCCTTAGCTGCAACattggatgatgaagaatcttCAGATCGGAAATTGCAGAAGCTGGGAGATTTACCCGAGATCAATCCTGAAGTCCAATCTGGAGAAGCAGCAGATATTGGTGCCATAGGAGATGATATGGCCGTGGAAGATGTCAAACCGGAAGTCAACGGTAATGAGGACGGCGAAGAAAACCAGATGGACATTGATGAAAAGCCTAAACCTGATGACTTAAAGGCGGAAGATGCGATCAaagtagatgaagaggaagaagaagaagaccCATTAGACGCTTTCATGAAAGCTAATGTGGATGAGGTGGTTAAAGTGGATAGTGCGGATGCGAAGCGTTTGGGACTAAGACATTCAGGtgacgatgatgagaatgaggaggaagagaaagtaaaagtaGAAGACAAGCTGGCTGAGGCTGAAGCCTTGTTACA ACAGGCAGCAGCTAAATCACGGAAGAAAGATCTGCCACCACCTGATCATTCTAAGATCGACTACGAGCCTTTCCGAAAAGCGTTCTACAATCCTCCTTCCGAAGTACAGGATATGGACGAAGAGGATGCGGAGTTGCTGAGGTTGGAAATGGATGGTATCAAGATTAGAGGCCAAGACGCACCTAGACCTGTAAAGAACTGGGGAGCTTACGGTTTACCTACTGGTTG TCTCGATGTCATACGCCATCACGGATGGGCTACTCCTACTTCcattcaagctcaagctatCCCTGCGATCATGTCTGGTCGAGATGTCATCGGTATCGCCAAAACAGGTTCCGGTAAAACCGTTgctttccttcttccaatGTTCAGGCATGTTCGAGATCAAAGACCTGTCTCGGGAAGTGAAGGTCCGATAGCTGTTGTAATGTCGCCGACCCGAGAATTGGCATCTCAGATATATAAGGAGTGCCAATCTTTCCTTAAAGTCTTGAATATCAGG GTGACATGCTGTGTTGGaggatcatcaatatcGGAAGATATAGCAGCTATGAAAAAGGGAGCAGAAGTCGTAGTCTGTACACCTGGAcgaatgattgatttgcTCACTGCCAATAACGGAAGAGTCACGAACTTGCGGAGGACAACATATATGGTCATGgatgaagctgatagaATGTTTGACATGGGTTTCGAACCTCAagtaatgaaaataatcaacaatGTACGACCAGAAGCTCAAAAAGTACTGTTCTCAGCTACATTCCCGAAAACAATGGAATCACTTGCTCGAAAGATCCTCGTTCGACCTTTAGAGATTACAGTCGGCGGTAGGTCCGTTGTAGCTCCAGAGATTGATCAACGTGTGGAAGTTCGAGAACCGGATTCTAAGTTTAATAGGTTACTGGAAATCTTAGGTGAAATGGGTGAAAATCAtaaggaagaggaagatttCAGAACTTTGATCTTTGTGGATAGACAGGAATCTGCAGATGATCTATTCAGAGACCTCCTTCAACGAGGATATGTCTGTGCCTCATTACACGGTGGAAAGGAACAAGTTGATAGGGATGAAGCAATCAAGAATTTTAAGAATGGTGATGTGCCTATCATCGTGGCCACTTCGGTCGCTGCTAGAGGATTGGATGTaaaggaattgaaattggtcaTCAACTACGATTGTCCCAACCACTTGGAAGATTACGTCCATCGAGCCGGACGAACGGGTCGTGCGGGTAATACCGGAATCTGTATCACTTTCATCACTCCACAGCAAGAGAAGTTCTCTGTTGACATCAAACGAGCACTTGAAGCTAGTAACGCTTTCATCCCAGAAGATCTCAAAGCCATGGCAGATG GTTTCATggagaaaatcaaatccgGTAAAGCACGACAAGCAGGTAGCGGATATGCCGGTAAAGGTCTTGAGCGGATTGAACGAAAGCGTATCGAGAAAGATCAAGCCGAAAAACATACTTATGGAGATACATCCGAAGCATTATCGCTTGCGTCAAGAGAAGGAGCAGTTATACCTTATAAACCCAAGACGACTGAATTTAAACAACCCGAATCCAACCCTAATGCTGGAAAAGGAGACGCCGATTATACGTTCACGGAAAtcaaagttgaagttgtaCATGGACCAGCACCTGATCGAGtcattcaaaatcaaccttCCAAAGTTGCAATTGCTGCTTTACCTGCACAAACAATTGCAGCACttgaaaaagctaaagctgAAGGTAGAACTGTAGATGCAGCAAATTTAGCAAAAGTAGTAGCTAGATTAACacaatcaattgaattgacaaaagctgaaaaattAGGATTAGCACAACCTGCAAATGTTGGTGGAGTAAGAACAAAAGATCCTGATGCAACAGATTATCACGCAATTTTCCCTATAAATGATTATCCACAAAAAGCAAGATGGAAAGCAACAAATAAAGAACAAATGACTCTACTTCAAGAAATTTCAGGAGCAAGTATTACGATGAAAGGTCTTTATTATCCACCCGGAGTTGAACCTGGACCAGGAGAAGAacctaaattatctttattgATTGAAAGTAATGATGAACATCGTGTAAGAGCTGCTGTCgatgaaattagaagaaatttggTAGAAGCTTCCGTTGCTGCTCTTAAT ACCGCTGATAGAGCTCCAGGAGGGAGTGGAAGATATGCTGTATAA
- a CDS encoding valine-tRNA ligase, with amino-acid sequence MSSEERKVAPSAELLPVEQANPAEGGAAALAPEAPAEGVKEITKSAAKKEAKRLEKLAQKAAKGPTVAQGPKKDKAEKKEKKAEAPVEEWVNTTPKGEKKDVSGNLPAGYDPIQVEAAHYDWWKSRGFFKPRYDADGKPLEKGTFCITLPPPNVTGNLHIGHALTISIQDALIRWKRMQGHTVLYLPGYDHAGIATQAVVEQRLVKTEGHSRHYYGREKFLEKVWEWKDQYQAKITNQMERLGGSYDWDKVAFTMNESLSKAVQETFCIMHEKGLLYRANRLVNWCVYLNTSLSNLEVDQMALTGRTLLNVKGYEAKEKFEFGVITSFAYPIENSDERIIVATTRPETMLGDTAVAVHPDDPRYKHLHGKFVIHPFNGRRIPIITDAITVDMEFGTGAVKITPAHDPNDFECGQRNNLEFISLMNDDGTYNENAAPYQGKKRFHIRNEIIAALKEKGLFVEQKDNEMQIPICSRSGDVVEQILKPQWWISCKPMAEEALKRTRAGELEIKPKSSAGDWIRWMENMQDWCISRQLWWGHRCPAYLIKYDGETPDTADDKNWIVARSAEEAEAKAKEQANGRKYTLEQDGDVLDTWFSSGLWPFSTMGWPEKTADLEHFYPNSVLETGWDILFFWVARMVFFGNALTGKMPFKEVYCHPMIRDAYGRKMSKSLGNVIDPLDVITGQNLQKLHNDLRLGNLPEKEIVKAEEGQKKLFPKGMPQCGTDALRFTLCNYTSGGRDINMDIGRVEGYRKFCNKLWNATKFCLFRMDLVDLNGVRQQSTFVPNASPLPTGQEGLVEKWLFHKYNIASAAISKSLEAREFADATNTAYQYFLNDLCDVFIEATKPLFESNASEATRLSAQNTLYTCLEGGLKLLHPFMPYVTEDLWQRLPRRQGDECESIMLASFPEYISQQEFPQAAAEFDTVVDCIKAARSIVGLYNLPTNGKTIEDKITVIVQAKNQQQRQLLESQEPIIIGLTKGCGTAKFISDDSEVPKGCGTEFVTSDINVHIPVAGKINASAEIDKLQKKEALAQSNRNKIQKLTEQPNYQTTLKEEVRISNSEKLSSLESEIETLRLSIERFKSLL; translated from the exons atgtCATCGGAAGAGCGAAAAGTCGCTCCTTCTGCTGAACTTCTACCTGTGGAACAGGCAAACCCTGCTGAAGGTGGTGCAGCGGCACTCGCACCAGAGGCCCCAGCTGAAGGAGTCAAGGAGATCACAAAAAGTGCAG CTAAAAAGGAAGCTAAGCGTTTGGAAAAGCTTGCTCAGAAAGCTGCTAAAGGTCCTACCGTAGCTCAAGGACCGAAGAAAGACAAGgcggagaagaaggagaagaaagctgAAGCTCCGGTTGAGGAATGGGTCAACACAACGCCGAAAGGAGAGAAAAAGG ATGTTTCCGGCAATCTTCCAGCAGGATATGATCCAATCCAAGTCGAAGCAGCACATTACGATTGGTGGAAATCTAGAGGATTTTTCAAACCTCGCTATGACGCCGATGGTAAACCTCTCGAGAAAGGAACCTTCTGTATTACTttaccaccaccaaatGTCACCGGTAATCTACATATTGGTCACGCTTTGACAATATCGATCCAAGATGCTCTTATAAGATG GAAACGAATGCAAGGCCACACCGTTCTCTATCTACCAGGTTACGATCACGCCGGTATCGCTACCCAAGCTGTTGTAGAGCAAAGGTTAGTAAAGACAGAGGGCCATTCGAGGCACTACTACGGTAGAGAGAAATTCTTGGAGAAAGTATGGGAATGGAAAGATCA ATATCAAGCTAAAATTACTAACCAGATGGAGAGACTTGGTGGTTCGTACGACTGGGACAAAGTCGCTTTCACAATGAATGAA TCTCTTAGTAAAGCCGTCCAGGAAACCTTTTGCATCATGCACGAAAAAGGCCTTTTATACCGTGCGAACCGATTGGTTAATTGGTGTGTCTACCTGAATACCAGTTTATCAAATCTTGAG GTCGACCAAATGGCTTTGACCGGACGAACTTTGCTGAATGTCAAAGGATATGAGGCTAAGGAGAAATTCGAATTCGGGGTCATAACTTCATTTGCATACCCTATCGAAAACTCCG ACGAGAGAATTATCGTTGCTACCACGCGTCCGGAAACCATGCTTGGTGATACCGCCGTTGCTGTTCACCCTGATGATCCTCGttacaag CATCTTCATGGGAAATTCGTCATCCATCCGTTCAACGGCCGACGAATCCCCATCATAACCGATGCTATCACCGTAGACATGGAGTTCGGTACTGGTGCTGTCAAAATCACCCCTGCTCATGATCCAAACGATTTCGAATGTGGTCAAAGGAATAACCTCGAATTCATTAGCTTGATGAATGACGATGGTACATACAACGAAAATGCCGCTCCATACCAG GGCAAGAAAAGATTCCATATCAGAAATGAGATTATCGCAGCACTGAAAGAGAAGGGTCTATTTGTCGAACAGAAGGACAATGAGATgcaaattccaatttgcTC GCGATCGGGTGATGTGGTTGAGCAAATCCTGAAACCACAATGGTGGATTAGCTGTAAACCCATGGCTGAAGAGGCGCTCAAG CGAACACGCGCCGGCGAACTCGAAATCAAACCTAAGAGCTCAGCTGGTGACTGGATCCGATGGATGGAGAACATGCAAGATTGGTGTATCTCTCGACAACTTTGGTGGGGTCACCGATGTCCTGCTTACCTGATCAAGTACGATGGCGAAACTCCTGAT ACCGCCGATGACAAGAATTGGATTGTTGCCCGAAGTGCGGAAGAAGCCGAAGCCAAAGCTAAAGAGCAAGCCAACGGTCGAAAATATACTCTCGAACAAGATGGAGATGTTCTTGACACATGGTTCTCGTCAGGTCTCTGGCCTTTCTCAACGATGGGATGGCCTGAAAAG ACTGCCGACTTGGAACATTTCTACCCTAATTCGGTCCTCGAGACCGGATGGGatatcttgttcttctgGGTTGCACGTATGGTTTTCTTTGGTAACGCCTTGACTGGTAAAATGCCATTCAAGGAAGTTTACTGCCATCCAATGATCCGAGATGCGTATGGAAGGAAAATGTCTAAGTCTCTCGGAAACGTCATCGATCCTCTCGATGTGATTACTGGACAAAATCTCCAAAAACTGCATAACGATTTGCGATTGGGTAACTTGcctgaaaaagaaatcgtcaaagctgaagagGGTCAGAAGAAGTTGTTCCCCAAGGGTATGCCTCAATGTGGTACCGACGCCTTAAGATTCACTTTGTGTAACTACACCTCAGGTG GCCGAGATATCAACATGGACATTGGTCGGGTCGAAGGGTATAGGAAGTTCTGTAACAAACTTTGGAACGCGACCAAATTTTGTCTTTTCCGTATGGATTTGGTCGATCTAAACGGTGTCAGACAACAAAGTACTTTTGTTCCCAACGCTTCCCCATTG CCTACTGGACAAGAAGGTCTGGTTGAGAAATGGTTGTTCCATAAATACAATATCGCCTCTGCTGCTATTTCGAAATCTTTGGAAGCTCGAGAATTCGCGGACGCTACCAATACAGCTTACCAATACTTCCTCAACGACTTATGTGATGTCTTCATC GAAGCAACAAAACCTCTATTCGAGTCTAATGCCTCTGAAGCTACCAGGCTTTCTGCCCAAAACACATTATACACATGTCTTGAAGGTGGTTTGAAACTCTTACATCCTTTCATGCCTTACGTCACCGAAGATCTATGGCAACGATTACCTCGAAGACAAGGTGATGAGTGCGAATCCATCATGTTGGCTTCCTTCCCAGAATAC ATCTCTCAACAAGAATTCCCTCAAGCAGCTGCCGAATTCGACACTGTAGTCGATTGTATCAAGGCTGCTCGATCGATTGTTGGTTTATACAACTTGCCTACGAACGGTAAAACCATCGAGGACAAGATCACTG TCATCGTTCAAGCcaaaaatcaacaacagAGGCAATTGCTTGAATCTCAAGAACCTATCATCATTGGTTTGACCAAAGGATGTGGTACTGCTAAATTCATTTCGGATGATTCTGAAGTGCCAAAAGGATGCGGTACTGAATTTGTTACTAGTGATATCAATGTACATATACCTGTTGCC GGTAAGATTAACGCATCTgctgaaattgataaattacaaaagaaagaagctttaGCTCAATCTAATAgaaataaaattcaaaaactTACTGAACAACCAAATTACCAAACTACACTTAAAGAGGAAGTACGAATTTCTAATTCCGAGAAATTGAGTAGTTtagaaagtgaaattgaaacCCTTAGATTATCTATTGAGAGATTCAAGTCACTTTTGTAG
- a CDS encoding FK506-binding protein 1 gives MLRSLLTTSTRSLRLNQYRNFSATAIKMGVTVDTISQGDGKTFPKPGDQVTIHYVGTLLDGSKFDSSRDRGSPFVCRIGQGQVIKGWDEGVPQLSVGQKAILTCTPDYAYGARGFPPVIPANSTLKFEVELLKVN, from the exons ATGCTCAGATCCCTCTTAACAACTTCTACTCGATCTTTACGTTTAAATCAATACAGAAATTTTTCTGCTACAGCAATCAAAATGGGTGTAACTGTTGAT ACTATCTCTCAAGGTGATGGAAAAACTTTCCCTAAACCAGGAGACCAAGTTACCATCCATT ACGTTGGTACCCTCCTTGACGGATCTAAATTCGATTCTTCAAGAGACAGAGGATCTCCTTTCGTCTGCAGAATTGGACAAGG CCAAGTTATCAAAGGTTGGGATGAAGGTGTTCCTCAACTCTCCGTTGGTCAAAAAGCCATTTTGACCTGTACTCCTGACTACGCCTACGGTGCCAGA gGTTTCCCTCCTGTCATCCCAGCCAACTCTACCCTCAAATTCGAAG TTGAGCTCCTTAAAGTTAACTAA